From the genome of bacterium (Candidatus Blackallbacteria) CG13_big_fil_rev_8_21_14_2_50_49_14:
GATGAGACAGGAAACCCTTACGCTGTATTTGCCGCCCCGAAACCATGACTCGCTTTATGTGCAGGATCTGGCGCGTTGGCTGCCGAGCTTGCTAAGCCCTGGCCCCCACTGGAACCAAGCTTTTAATTTAGCCGCCCCCCCAACTGACTTTCATACCCTGATTCTGCGCCTGGCCCAAGAGGTCGAAAGACAGTGCGGCCATTCTCCCCAAATTCAATTCCAACCTGGCCCCCCGGCACGGGCCCCGCTGCTATCGCTGGCTAAATTCAGACAGACCTTTCCTCAACTTGGCTGGACGCCAGAGGCTCAGATTTTAAAAGCGCTGGTTCAAGGGCTAAAAGCACTTCCAGAATAGCAAACGGATGACCCAACCCACGCTTGAACGCTTTCAGGCGCATGCGGATTTTTCATGCGGTTCAATAGCGTTCCCCAGCTATCCCCTGATTGATCAGCGAGGACAAACGCTCTATCTGCTCTGATTCTAAGCGAAGCTCTTGAGCTGCCCAATTTTCTTCCAGGCGTTCAATTCTCCGTGTCCCTGGTATCGTGGCAACATCACGCGAAAGCAGCCAAGCCAAAGCCACCTGGGCAGGCGTGGCATCTATTTCATGTGCAATTTCAGCAACAGCATCGGCCAAGCGGATATTTTGGGCAATGGCTTCTTCACTAAATCTTGGATTTTCCAAACGCCAATCTCCAGGTTCTAAATCACTTCTAGAGCGAATCGCACCCGATAAAAATCCCCGCCCCAACGGACTATACGCCACAAATCCAATCTCCAAGCGTCGAAGGGTGGGAAGAATTTCAGCCTCCACTTCGCGCGACCACAAAGAATACTCGGTCTGGAGTGCACTGATCGGATGCACAGCATGTGCACGGGCAAGGGTTTCTGAGTCAGCCTCTGACAAGCCAAGATAGCGAACTTTTCCTGCCTTCACAAGTTCAGCCATGGCTGCCACGGTTTCCTCGATTTCAGTGTTGGGGTCTATACGGTGTTGGTAATAGAGATCGATATAATCAGTTCCCAAGCGCTTCAAAGAAGCATCGCAAGCAGCCTTTACATACTCTGCATTGCCTTTGATTCCTTGCCAACTGCCGTCTTCTCCCCGTGAAATGCCAAATTTGGTCGCAAGGGTGATCTGCGCACGACGCCCCTTCAGGGCTTTAGACAACAAAAGTTCATTGGTAAAGGGGCCATACATGTCTGAGGTATCCCAGAAAGTACACCCCAGGTCTGCAGCCCGGTCAAGTACACTCAGATTTTGCGTTTCTGAAGAGGAACCGTAAAAATCCGACATCCCCATGCATCCCAAACCAATGGCTGGCACCCGCAGGCCCTGTGTTCCAAGAGTCACTACTTTCATCAATCAGGATCTCCCTTTGTCAATATTTAGATCTTCAAAAGATACTGAATTTGAGAGGATTCAAAGCCAAGAATCCCCAAAGTCTTAATTGAGATTATACGTTTCCCAAGCTTCACAGACCTGCCAAATTCTCCAAAATTATTGCCTGATCCTCTAAGTATTTAGAAGAGAGCTTGATTTCTGATTTGTACTGGCATACACTCAAAAACATGAGAGACATGCAGATTTCTGGTTTAAGCAGCAAGGTAGCAAAGCTTTTTGAGGCTGAAAATAGCCGTTATTTACTCAAGCCACTGCCTGGCCTTAAATTGCTACGCTGTACCCAAGCAACCCCCTTAGAGACAATGCTCTATGAACCTGTTATTTGCATAATTCTCCAAGGGCGTAAAGAAACGAGATTGGCAGAGCGAACATTCCATTTTGGAGCCGGTGAATCCCTGATTGTAAGTCATGAATTGCCTGTGCAATCTCGAATCACAGAGGCCAGCCCAGCTCGACCCTATCTGGCCCTCATTCTCAGTATCGATCTCGCGCTCCTGCGCAGCCTCTATGAACAGATAGCTGAACTGGCCTTGCCAAGCCATGAGGAGCAGTCTTTAGCCGTCCACCAGACAGATAAAGCACTCATCGAAACTTTCAGCCGCTATCTGGATCTGATCGACAAGCCACTCGAAGAAAAGATTCTCTCGCCCCTGCTGTTTAAAGAAATTCATTTTCGCCTGCTGATCGCTGCACATGGCGGCATGCTGCGCCACTTGCTTTGGCATGACAGCCATGCCAGTCGTATTTCGCGAGCCATTGAACATGTGCGAAAAAACTTCGCGTCCCCTTTGCCTGTTTCAGATTTAGCCCGACATGTCGGCATGAGTGCCTCTTCGTTTTATCAGCATTTTAAATCGATTACCGGAACCACTCCCTTGCAATACCAAAAGGCACTCCGTCTGCTGGAAGCAAGACGCCTATTGAGCGAAGGCCGAAATTCAGTCAGCCAGATTGCCTTTGATGTCGGCTATGAAAGTCCAACTCAATTTAGCCGAGAGTACGCCCGAAAATTTGGAGCCTCTCCACGCCATGAGCTGCGCATCCATGCCTAGCACTTGAAAACTGCTTAAGGCCCATAGCTTCAGCCAGAAGGGCAAAATCATGGGCCGGAATTTTGAGCTGGCCGAATCTAAGCCCCCAAGATGGCTTGTTCTGAACAAAGGAAAACTTTCAATCAGGAGCTTGTGCCCTGCCTCCTCACCAGTGGCAGATTGCAGATCTAGACGGTGAGGCTAAAAGTCTGGACTCCTCTCCACCGCTTAGATCACAGCTGAAACAATTTCAACCAGAGAAGTAAAGGCCTGAAGGGGTTCACCTTCAGGATATGTGGAAAGTCTTGGCCTTTCAATCTCAGCTCTGGCTGCTCACACAGCAAATTGGGTTGATCCTGTAACCAAAAATGAAGCGCTTGCCTCATTGTGGGTTCTAACTGTTCTGAAGCGGTCTCACTCGGCAAAGGCAATTGCAGGGAAAAGAAGGGGTGCTCTTTCAACCAACGAGAAGATAGATGAAACGAAAGTTGTAAATGTGTGGAAAGGCTTTCCTGAAGTTTAACGAACATATATTATTTGCCGCTTGAAGGGTTCTTGAAAGTTGCATGCTGTGATTGTTTTTCGAGACGAATTAAAAGACACCAAGGCGACTTGGGGTTTGGTTTCAGGGATTCTGACCACATCATTCCTTTTCCTCTCTTGCTCCAAATAGAAGTTCCAATACGTCTTATAGTCGCCTGTTTTTAAGCTGAAAACTAACCGTTGCATATTGTTCTTTTTTACGGCAGGCCCATTATTTTTTATATTCGTCCCTTAGCAATCCCCAATACATCGTATTGCATATTTCGTTATTGATTATTACATCATTTCGAATCACGCCTTCAAGTTTAAAGCCATATTTTTCAGGGAATACAATGCTCTTATTATTTTTATCATTACAACAAATTCTAATTTTATTCAATTTTAGCTCATCAAATATGAAATTAATCATTAAATCACATGCTTTTTTTACTATTTTCTTCCCTTCATACTCCTTATCAATCATATAACCAATTTCCGCAACACTTAAATCATGATTTATGTCTTTGATCAAAACCAAACCGATAATCTTCTTATGCTCCCAAAGCCCCCAAAAATAACCCTCACCATTTTTAAATATTTCCAAAAATTTGGAAATATAGGCTTCAGCATCCCTTACCGTTTTTGTTTTGCTGACAAAGGGAATCCATCTTTCACAGTTTTTTCTATCTCTGTCAATATAATCAAAAAAATATTGGCATTCTCTTTTCTCCAATATTTTCATTTTAATATTGTTGCCAATATCTAGCTCAAGCATCATAATTTCTCCCAATGAATAGAGCGTTCGCCATAAAACCAGCACGACAGCTGACGGATTCTGTTGATCAAATTGCCACTTTATCACTCAAAAACGAATAGTCTCTTTGTCCCTGGTAAATCAAAGAAGTGAGCCCCAGATAACGCTTTAACTTACCACAATAACCTCTGTAAAGGCTTCGACACTAAAGCCTTGAGCATAGACGCGTTTTCAAGCCCAACCGACAAGGACAACACTGCGATGCTCAACTGACTCATATGATTATCAGGAGTGGATTCTCTATGCAACGCACCATCAGCACCTTATTGAGATCGCAACGCCACGCAAGTGCCTTGTCAGCTCAAAGTGCTGTGTTGGCAGGGATCCTGCCTGGAGTTCAAAAATACTCAGAATAAATGTTTCTCCTCAAGATCCTGAAAGTGAGTTAGAATCCGAAAAAATTCAGTGTCGATCTTGCCATTAGTATAGCGAACCTCCCCAAGATCAATTCTGCGTCCACCTTGGGAATCTTGAAAAGTACCACCAGCCTCTTCAACAATAATGGCAACAGGAGCATGGTCCCAAGGTTTTCCAATCACATCAACAAAAGCATCAATTTCACCATCTAGAAACTCGATCATATTTTTCAGTGATGGTGGAATCCAAACTGACATATCTTGAAATTTCTCTACCCGTTTAGTTTGAACTCGTTCCCAAATGGCTATTTTGCTTTGAGAAAGATGTTTGGATAATGATAGGTTGACAGGCAAAGGCTCATCTAGATCAAATGATTTGGCATGATATGCTCCTTTTCCTTTCGTTGCCCACCACCTTCGATTCAAAGCTGGGCGACTAATTAAACCCAGTATGAGTTCGTCATTTTCTTCTAAAGCAATATGGGTTCCCCAGTATTTTTTACCCGCAATGTATTCAGAAGTCCCATCAATGGGATCTAAAATCCAACAGCGATTAGCTTGTTTGGTTAGGCCAAATTCTTCCCCCAAAATAGCATCATCAGGGCGCTCTTTAGAAAGAATAGTCTTCATTTTTTGTTCAATTTCAAAATCTATTCTTGTTACTGGCGTTCCATCCTGCTTCAATATTGGTGAAAAGTTGGTTTGAAAAAAAGATAAAGCATATTTATCAGCCATGTCTGCCAGACGATGGGCAAGAGCTAAATCACTTACGAATGAATCTTGAATTTGCTCTATCACTTTATTCTGTCAAGTCTCTCCAATCTTGATTTTCCTGTGTCTTGAGCCGTCAAGACACGGATTTTGAGCGCATGATGAAAGTTTATTAGAAGTGCCCGGGCCAAAAGCATTGACTGAACTGAATCGTTTTGCTCAGCTCCCGCCTTTCAGGCAGAAAAAGCTGAGAGGACATCATTGAACTTCATCGAAGACATCAACCAAATGTTGAACCAGTTTGAGCAAACGTTCGTATTCCTGCATAATCAGGTTACTGCCCGTTTCAAGTTCGATATCATCAAGATCATCTGCCAGGGCGTCACAGTCTTCCATGAGTTGATTCAGGGTTGCTTCACGCTCTTCTTCGCTAAGCTGATTCATTTGCTTGAGCAATTGCAAAGCTTCTTCCTGTAATGCTTCACAGCCATCCTG
Proteins encoded in this window:
- a CDS encoding AraC family transcriptional regulator, with the protein product MQISGLSSKVAKLFEAENSRYLLKPLPGLKLLRCTQATPLETMLYEPVICIILQGRKETRLAERTFHFGAGESLIVSHELPVQSRITEASPARPYLALILSIDLALLRSLYEQIAELALPSHEEQSLAVHQTDKALIETFSRYLDLIDKPLEEKILSPLLFKEIHFRLLIAAHGGMLRHLLWHDSHASRISRAIEHVRKNFASPLPVSDLARHVGMSASSFYQHFKSITGTTPLQYQKALRLLEARRLLSEGRNSVSQIAFDVGYESPTQFSREYARKFGASPRHELRIHA
- a CDS encoding aldo/keto reductase, producing the protein MKVVTLGTQGLRVPAIGLGCMGMSDFYGSSSETQNLSVLDRAADLGCTFWDTSDMYGPFTNELLLSKALKGRRAQITLATKFGISRGEDGSWQGIKGNAEYVKAACDASLKRLGTDYIDLYYQHRIDPNTEIEETVAAMAELVKAGKVRYLGLSEADSETLARAHAVHPISALQTEYSLWSREVEAEILPTLRRLEIGFVAYSPLGRGFLSGAIRSRSDLEPGDWRLENPRFSEEAIAQNIRLADAVAEIAHEIDATPAQVALAWLLSRDVATIPGTRRIERLEENWAAQELRLESEQIERLSSLINQGIAGERY